One Podospora pseudopauciseta strain CBS 411.78 chromosome 4, whole genome shotgun sequence genomic window, agCAACCACACTCCCAAACAATCCCTTCCACGCCCACCCGAGGGTCTTGTTCCACCCTATCCGAGGTCTGTATGCCCTCAAGACCCGCTGCGCGAAGACGAGGTTGACAATGTACAGCAGCAGGACGCCGGCGGCGACAAAGATGGTGGCTGCCAGGGCGATGCCGGTGTTGGTCGGGCGGGTGGCCCAGACGATGCGCATGACGAGGGAGGCTATGCGGGCCATGCAGAAgccgaagaggagggcggagaagagGAACTTGTGGGAGCGGCGGCGGTTGAGTTGGAAGATTGTCATGTGGGTTGTTgcggcgaggatgaagaggaggaggagggaggaggagatggggatgtCGAGGGGGGGCGTGGGGGTTAGGCCTAGCTGGGctggggggacggggggCTGAGGGATAGTTAGCTGGTGGGAGTGTAGcaggggaaagggagaaaTCATACAGAtggttgggtggttggcATGACGACTTGTCGTTGTGGAAGGGGTATCAGCGGCATTGTTTGTGAGGGTTTGGTCTGtgtggtttgtgtgtttgtACTCGGGATGTGAAAAGTCGTAACCTATCGGGAATTGTCTTTGGGCCGCAAGTGgcgacttttttttctttttttttcgtgtTAATAAAAGAAGAATCGTCGGCCAGTGTGGAAACAGCTGGTGAAAGTCGACAGTCAGGCGGTAAACCGGATACCGCACCCGTGATACAGCAATATAGCTTGCCTGATGCTGTGGTAACAAGTGACAGCGTACGCTAATGTTTGCTAACGTCGCGGGTGTAATAAAAGTACCGTAAACTGTGCTGCGGTGTGTGCTCTGTCAGTTCTGGTGTGATGTGATGAAACGAAATGGTAGAGTCGCAGTTGCAGCAGGTGATAGATGTCAGTTGCCTAGCTGTAGAAACTGGAGTAGTAGTGGTGGTCTGGCGGTCATCTGCAATGTAATCGGATCAATCAATCTGGAACAACTGACTGACACCAGATGAGTGACCTTCAACCGTTGAAAACGAGGGCGTTGTGAAACATTCGACGGCGGCGCCAGCTGAAGAGAGTAAAATTCACTTGGGACgggagatgggatggtcTGGCACTTAATCTCATGACAGCTCGGTCGGGCTGTGGGAGGGCAttgttctcttcttttcattAGGTGACATGTTGGAACTTCACACCTACAACTATCCAACCTCGTCCATCCGGTCCACGCTCATCCGGGCCTTAGCTTGTCTGGATTTGGAAAAAGGGTCATGAAAACGGAGCCACGAAAGTATTGGCAGGCTTTGTGACGTCGGTGACAAAAAGCACCGCCGCACCGGCGCCCGCCAACTACACCAAACTCGATTGGTCTAAGTCCGGCCTCTAAGCCGGAGCTTGGGAAGCGCGAGCGCCGATGGCCACCGTTGCCTAGCCCCGATTCACCGACGTCTCGGCGGAACACTGTCATCCTTTTGTTTAAAATATCGATGACAGGACAAGCCACTTTAACTCCAAGAGCCAACCAACAAGCCATATATTACGCTTCGCCCACAAGATGCATGTGGGATATTGGTCATCACAAGAAGCCACAAACCCGGTGTTTCTTTCTTCGGGTTAAGCAACACACAATATGTTTTACTTGGGATGTGATTAACTCCGGCATAACCGCGAGCCATCATCAGAGAAAAGTCCAGAACGCCGTGTTCCTGTTACACCAAACAATCCTGATGAAACCACAAAGACCCCCGTCATGTCATATCGCATGAAAATCCCATCGCTCTTCCGCCGCGTCACGGCAGCTCGTGGCTGAACGTCCGTTTGGGTGGCTGGTATCGAGGCTGACCCGGGTATACATTGTCCTGCTGAGGGGCAGCCGCAGTTTCCATCACATATGGTATTTTTGGCTGGCGGAAGTAGTCGCCATTTCGGCTTGACAGGGAACCCTGCTGAGTTGCTGAAGGGTAAGGAGCAAACGGGTAGTAGTTGTTGTCTGGCTTTTGGATGCTGGGGTCcagcggaggaggggtttcGGCCCGGATGGGCGCTTCCCGCTGTCGCTTGCGGATGTAAAAGAAAACGAGAAATCCTCCCGCGATGGTAACTGCGAGACCGACTCCTATGCCAACGCCGACGGGTACGGCGCTGTTGTCCTGCTGGGGCTTTtccgatgaggatgggggtggtgcaGCAGTTGACTCTACTGAAGCCGTCGACTCTCCTGAAGCTGTCGAAACCGAGATATTAGACGTTCCGGTCGGCTCAGTTACGGTTGTGGTGACAGGGACATCAGAAATGCCCGGCGCCGGTCGGGTAGCTGTATGAGCCAGGGACATGTCGGCCGTGTCCTGGGATGTCTTTACCGGATCACCTTTGCCTTCAGTCTCAGAGGGCTTCGAAGCGGACGTCGAATCTTTGACTGACGTGCTCGGGGATGATAGTGGGCTGGCGGTGCCAAGGAAGTTCTCTAAGCCACCTACAAATGTCAGGGTTAGCACAGCAGGACATGATACTCGGGCTCGACAACTCACCATCAAAGGTTACGGAGCTGTCGCAATGGTCAGGAGGACCGTCGGGAAAAGCTTCTTGACAGACAAAGCCTGTGTCCGGATTCGAAGTATTGCAGGGGTACATTCCAGCTAACCTAGCGGGTTTGCAAAGTATGGGTGGGCAGTCATAGAGACTCTTTCCCTTCCAGTCTTTGATGGTGCAGCCGCCACGGTAGTAGTGCTTAACCCCGTCCTTTTTCTCACGTAGGCAGAGCGAGTTGACCATGCAGCTATCCCCTGGCATACAGCACAGGGTGCTCTCGATCTTGGGATTTGCATCGTTGCTGCATCGCGTAAGTTCAGTCGTTTTCTCCCGGTTCATGTAGTAGCAGTCCGCCGAGATTGAAATTTTGACCGAGGTGACGAGAAGCAGGAAGAGAAGCTGCCGGGGCAGCGTGGCCATAATCATGGTGATCGTATTGGGTCGTCGAGTTGGTATGGCtaggggagaggagggtatGCCATCAACTAATGGCCAGTCGATAGTGTGGTCGATACTGTTCGATGGAAACTGTGGTGCCAAAATTGGTACCCTAGTTGCGGATTAAAAACAGGACGACGAGGCTCTCGCCTTCAACACAGACTTGCTTTGGCAACCACTGCGCAGAGGTTGCGGGCAGAGTGCCCACCAGACTCGCTGGAGCAGGCCGAGGACAGCAGAGGAAGAAACCCAGTGGTTGCCCATGCTCGCAATACACAGGAGAGCACAGAAATTCCGCCGTTCATGCCATCATGCAATTTCATGAGGTCTGGTCTGACCTGTATCACTTATGACCCGTCGTGTGTTCTCGCTGTTGCTGGTCAGCCTGGCAGATGACTTATGGACCGATCAACCTCAGCTCCTCGTTATTGTCCGGTGAGCTAAAGGATCAGATGGAAGCCATATTTGTGGGCTTCAGAAGAGAGATATCCCTCACTTTGAGCCCGCCCTGGGGGACTGCACTTGCCAACTCCCTCTTTACCTAGCTGTTCCACCAAACAATttccttggtgttggtgtgagAACTTCACGTCTCCTGTTGAGCGACTATGCAGCCTGTGGCAGCCCGGCTCACTTGAAGCCTCAAAAccagacaacaacaataacatcaccatcaagaaAAGCACCAATCAAAGCTGGGATGAGAAGTTGGAGCAAATAATTGTGGTTCCTTGCAGAAGACATGGAAGGAGAATCGGACCAAAGTTGGGGgaagttgttgatggtgtgaGCCAATCAGGACCAgccccacctcccccggaATTTGCCGACCGAGATTTTTTGAACCTCCAATTCAACGTCCCACCTTgcagcgacgacgacgacgacggccgCCAGTCCATGTCCACCCCATCGCCGCCATGAGCCTCAGCATGCCAACGCGGCGGCTCGTCCGGGGAGGTCCGtcctcccttcccccgtCCCGTTCCTCCTCTGGTTGACTAACAAACCAAcagccacctcccccacgaccaccaccctcgccctccaacagccctcccgctccctctcaacatccccctcccgcccctgGTTCTGGTCCAAAAAGGaaccctcttcccccaccaacctcaaagacgccatcaccaccggcaccgCCGAAGCCCGCAAGTCCCTCATCTCCAAACTCCAATCCCGCTCCGAAGCCCCCGCCATCTTCGAAGACGAAGTCGCcccccaacagcaagccGTCACCGAAAAGGAAGCCGCCGTCCTCTCAGGCGACCAGAAATCCTCCGCCACCAGCGGGCCCCTCACCGCCAGCCAAAAAGCCGCCCAGCCAAAGACCTTCACCCGCCTAGGCGGCTCCCTGGTAAAAGAAGCCCTCTCCCGCAGCGTCGACCCGGACCCGCAAGCCCGCGTCCGCTGGGAACGCAAGATCGCCATCCGCCAGGTGAAAAACGGCACCGACGCCTACAGCCTCGAGCCGCGGCTCGCCCGCATCGCGAGGACGGAGCGCAGCCTCCATTCCAAGTCCCCTTGGCTGCCCACCTCTGTCAAGAAGCTTGTCCACCTGGCCAGGCAGATCCAGGGGAAGAACGTGGAGGATGCGCTGGTGCAGATGAAATTttccaagaagaagatggctgCCGAGGTGACCACCCAGCTCAAGATGGCGCGCGATTTGGCCATTGCCGAGAGGGGGATGGGTCTGGGACAGGGACAGGAGGGCAAGATGGAGATTCAGAGAAAGGACGGCAAGTGGATGACGGTGGGGGATCGGTCAAAGATGTATGTTGCCGAGGCGTGGGTCAACAAGGGCCCCGTGAGGGCCAAGAACCCGGATTATCGGGCCAGGGGGAGGATGTTTTTGAAGGAGTCGCCTTCTACTAGTGAGTTTGCCCTGCCTTGTTGGTGCTGCGAATGGATGGTTCTAACATGGAAATAGGTCTCAGTGTCGTTCTCAAGGAACACAAGACGCTCGTGCGGGAGCACCAGGAAAGGGAGCACAGGAGGAAAAAGCAAGGGCCTTGGGTTCACCTGCCTGACAGGCCGATTACCGCCCAGAGGGCGCATTACTCTTGGTAAatgccaaggagaaggagaaggggagagagagagagagagggggagagagagagagggagggagaggaggagtagCTATGTAACATGTACAATATGAAACCAAACgtgtattttttttttcagtcCGTCAAAGCCAAACTTCTCATGAGAGACCATCTCTCGGCATGGGTCAGGCAATTCGGTGTATGTCAGCTATGGATGTAATCTTTCATCAAAGCAGCTACAGAAGTTTGCGAAAGACACTCGTGGCTGACCTCAAAAATAACAGGTTTATTTCACTTCAAAAATCTCTGGTAACTATGTACAAAGCAgcaaagggaaagaaaagccCGGCCGTGGTAATCATAAAATAAATAACAAGAACAAAAAAGGGAGTCAAAAGACAGCCTTGAgaccaaaccaaccaccacccggtCTTCTCTGTGCATTGTTCCCCTGACTCAGGACTTCCACCCCTTTAAACAATGCTCTCCTTTGGGAGTTTCATCCACATCAGTTACACCAACGTCCATCAGCCGGAACAACGCAAGCCCAAGGTACTTTTTTGATGtaattttctcttttttcacTGTGAGCGCTGCGCTGACGATAAATCTTTCGCCCTCCCATAAAAACCTTGAtttttcctctcccccctttcaTTGGTTTGCTCAGTCAGGTAAGGCCTCctgaccaaaaaaaaaagatcccGTTCCATGTCAATTGTATGTTCTGTGCAGTCCGGCTGACGATATCGATGACATATTTTCTTGTTCCCACGCTCccgcttttttttcttataaaaAAACCCACGCAGGAATCAACCCAGCCGAACCAATTTTTTGGACAATATTTACACCATTTGTCTTGGTTCCATTGGCTTGGGCTGCTTCCCCTCCGTCATGTCATCATACCGATAGCTCTTAATCTCCAGCTCGTTGGCGCCAATGTCGTAGTCGGAGCTGTTGTTGCCGTGGTTGTAAGGGTTCTGCTCCCGGCTCGGCATCGGAGGCGAAATCTTGTATCGGTCAGCTCCGGCGGAGTCGTTTGACTTTTTGTCAACGTGGCGGTTGCGGAGGAAGATGCAAACTCCCACTCCGATGAGGGCGAGAACAGCGGCGCCGACACCGACACCAATGCCAATCTTGGCGGCTTCGGGGAGACCGGCAGGCGCACCTTCGTCCTCGGGGGCTTCGCTAGTCTCTTCCGCTTCGTCTGCAGAAGATGACTTGCTGGGGGCTTCGGTAGGAGTGCTGGTGACCTCGGCTGTGGATTCGGCGGTTGGGCTGGATTCAACCTGGGTGGCATTGTCAGTACAGAATTCTAATCTCGGAAGTCAACGAACCTACAGCAGTCGATGTCGCCTCTCCATCCGGATTTTCTGTAGGGGTTTCTGTGGAGGTGGgctcggcagcagcagtcacaTCGGTCGTTGGCTCGGCTGGCGTGGGCTCGGGAGCTGGAGTCTCGGCAGGAGGGTCGGCAGGAATGTCTCCGGCAGGGAAAGGCGCACCGACAGCTGAGCAGCCGGCACTGAGCGCTGCCATAAGCGCGGGTTCATAGTCGGCAGCGCATGCTCCTGAATCCCGCACGCAGTTTTTGATAGCAATTCCCCAGTCAACCTTGGGGCATAAGCAGGCATATTGGGATGCTGGGCAGTCATAAGTTGGGGCTGTCAAGAGACAGTTGTGCTATCATACTGTCAGTCATGGCCCTCTCATACTGCCTGTTGTCGACTTACAGCACAAGGGTCCAGGCTGCCAATGTCCAGAGCGAGGGCGAGGCCGCTGGCTGCCGAGAGCAGGGCCAAAGACCGGAGGGTCaacatggtggtgggatgttgCTGTGTCCGTGATGAGGAACTGGATGGGAGAGGTCGATGGTGTCGTCGAGAAGTGgcagatgaggaggtggcgcCTCAATCATAAGCTATCGGGGGTGTCCGAGGAATGCAGAGCTGTGCGTCTCGGTCTGGGTGAGCCTGCTAAAGTCCAGAAGTGTGAGGCTGATTCCTTCCCTTCCCGATTTGATGTGGTGTCGAGTGAGGTGAGCAAGGAAGCGGaaacgaagaaaaaaaaaagaaaaaaccaGCGCTGAAGGAGTGATCGCCGGGCCGAGTGAGAATCGAATTGGGTGTGTCTGGTATATCAATGAGTGTaggtgaaggtgaagatcAGTCGACTCCGTGAGGAGATGCGGAAAGAGAGAAGGGCGGAGGTCAGCTGGTGTGGGCTCCGAGGGACCTTTGCGAGTTAAGTTCTCCCCCCCCTGCAGGAAGGAATCACTGGAATTGTTCCATCCCCAGACTGATTGGGTGGTTTTGGGACCTTTCCTGTTCGGCGGTACGTACCCCCGGTTGCGCCCCGGGATCTGGGGTCAAGAAGACGGCCGTGTGTCTGGGATCTCTGCTCAAGAGCGCCGCAACCCCTGCCAAGCATCAGCCACAGCCGGAAggcagccatcatcaacttctTGCGCTTTTCTCTTCCACAGCTAGCCAAAGATAATAAAATATCCAAACATCGCtttcttgttgctgtttgAGGCGCACACAGTTCCCCTGCATCAACACCCGCCCGACGTAGAACCTGCGCCCCGATCTTGACTGCCGGCTGCACGCGTATCGGTCCCGATATAGCGATGCAGCCTGCggaacaacagcaacattgCTGACAGTCCTGTCGGCATGACGGCTGATCCCGCCGCTGAAAGATCCGTTAGTTCTTGATCAAGCTCGGCATGACAGCCACATTTGCAAACCAAGTGTTCTCATGCTGAAAGGTGAGGTCATCTGAAGTTGGGTGTCCGTCAATGCCAAACAGAGGGGGTCACCAGTATTCGCAGATGCCATCTCATCAAATCAATTCCCAAGTTTCTGGTGCAGGTGCTGTGATCCTCACAAGGGTTGGCCTGCCTTCCCTCACCAGCCACCGCTGGAGCTTGGTTCGACGAATCAAGACCGTGTCTTAATTTGACGCTTGAACAAGGATCAGCTACCTTAATCGAGTTCCAGAAATTCTGTCACCTCACGCCCGTTCGTTGGCCCAGTTGACAGCCGCCCACCAAAAATACCCTACACTATATTCCACAGGtcgcctttttttttagaaaaaaaaaaaggaaaattaaaagaaatttaagttttaatttttatttaatttaattcAATTTTTTACAGATACAGATAGGTATTGTCTGGATCTCTACACTTCCACCATCACTGGCATAACAGTTGGCAGTTGACGTTGGTGCCATGGCAGCCCCAAGCACACCTGCTCGGTTCGGCCAGCGCTAAATAACCACAATCGCCAGTCCCGCAGTAGCTGTTTCAGAACCTCACAACCCGGCCTGGGCATTTTTTCCCTCAGAAATCATGATGCGCCCCACTGTTTGAAGCACAGAGTGAGCTGTTCtcgtctttttattttattttgtCCGGTCCCCCAGATTTTTTTCCTCATACTCGTCAGCTTTTGAACGTCGATTATCCAGCTGTAGGGAGTGACCCCTGACCACGCCGTGAGGGGCAGTGAGAAACAAGCAATGCGCGCCGCAGAAAAACGCTCATCCGTCTGTTTCAGAAACTCTGTGGATTATCTGCCGGCCGGGTGTCTTGGAAGACTACGACGGCGTCTGATTTGTCCACCAAACAGCAACTCCGGTCCCTCGTCACAAGCAGAGACATGGCACTGGGCGCTGAGAaactctcttctctcttaCATGCGCCACCCCAGTCCCTCGGCATGCCGATCTCTTCCATGCCCTAGCCGAACCTGCAGGTCCCGATAGGACTCCAGAATGGAAAACCAGGAACATCAGATTGCCAGTACCATCGATCTTCGTTCCCGCCACTTTAAACGTGATTTCACCATGAGCCGTTTTGGAAAAGAGCCGATTGTCTTGGACGAGCCGCCGCCTCGGGAAGGCATTCACAAGATTTTACGGATATGAATTGGACACTTCTTACTTCGTATAAAAACCCTCACAATCGCGGCATGTCGTCATGGGTGTATGGATATATGTATGGGTCGCTACCGCGGTCTCATCATGCCTGCGCCACGGTGCTGCTACAAGAGAGGGAAATTGCACTTCAATGCGCCGGCCCTGGTGGTTGGGTCTGTTCGGGTGATACAAATATGGGAAACTTTGTACTATGTACAGGGACCTGAACACACTTTGTACCCCGCTTCTGTTTctttgtgctgctgctggtgctggtgctggtgctgctggctATGCCCCTGAGATCTTCTGATCGTTGGTCTCTGCCGGAATGGCAGAGTACGAGCCGGTTGCGATGAGATTCCCCGATGAACGTCTCCAGTAAGATGTATGGCTTGggatggaaagggggaggttCGGGTTGGAGCCTTTGCTGGAAGTGGCTGTTGAACCGAGGAGATGTTtgtgggttggttgttgggagcATAATCTTTCATCCGTCTGACGGACGGTCAGAGTTGGTCATCACATCGCCGGATGATCCTTCAGAAGAACTTGTGGTGAATCCTGGCAGGCTTCCGCAATGCATGCCTGAAAGACTAATGTACCAGCCAGTTGGCGGTGCCAACGGCAGCATATTATTCTTTCACATGGCAACAGCTTTTTGGAGCATCTCCTCGGCCTATCTCTGTGTTTTCTTCAAAGATCTATCAACATTCTTCAAGGCCCTCGTCCGTGTAGTAGCATCCCCTTTTTGACGCATAGCGTGGCTACCTATTTCAGGGGAAATGCGCTGAAGGAACCGAGACAGTTTGAAGATGTGCTACTTTGGAGTGAGACATCTCTCCCAGCGCCACGAGCCACGTAGTAAGGCTGGATCGTCGTTCTCTCCTTGTGTTATCGTCATGGCCTTGGTGTGACTCCGGTTGCACTTCCGAGCCTGAATCCAAGCTGGGTCAGCATTTGACAACTTCCAACTACAACTCTATCTAGTTGGCAAAGCGCCCTGTCCTGTACATCTCACAACATTGTCCGAATGATCGGGGTCCCAAAGTCTTCACGGGCAGTTGCTGGTTTTCACGGAGATATTTCGCTGCGGTTACAGCCTCGCTGATATGACAAGGCAGTCCGCCAAAAGCCACCTGGACAAAGCACTTATGACTCTGGGATACGTGACAGACACTGTGGTCGTTCTGTCTTTGGAGGTGGGTGCGTTGCTATATCTGTATAGTCCACATTTGCAGGCTGACCCGTACTGCATCCCGGCATGTCCCGGGTCGGTCAGCCATCCATTATCAGAGCTGACTCTTGTGCTTCGGTATTGTCAATTCTATTGCCGATATCATGGAGTCGGCAGCTTTCTCACCTCGACCTTGCGA contains:
- a CDS encoding hypothetical protein (EggNog:ENOG503PQ49); the encoded protein is MIMATLPRQLLFLLLVTSVKISISADCYYMNREKTTELTRCSNDANPKIESTLCCMPGDSCMVNSLCLREKKDGVKHYYRGGCTIKDWKGKSLYDCPPILCKPARLAGMYPCNTSNPDTGFVCQEAFPDGPPDHCDSSVTFDGGLENFLGTASPLSSPSTSVKDSTSASKPSETEGKGDPVKTSQDTADMSLAHTATRPAPGISDVPVTTTVTEPTGTSNISVSTASGESTASVESTAAPPPSSSEKPQQDNSAVPVGVGIGVGLAVTIAGGFLVFFYIRKRQREAPIRAETPPPLDPSIQKPDNNYYPFAPYPSATQQGSLSSRNGDYFRQPKIPYVMETAAAPQQDNVYPGQPRYQPPKRTFSHELP
- the mrpl22 gene encoding 39S ribosomal protein L22, mitochondrial (BUSCO:EOG09264LC7; EggNog:ENOG503NWGE; COG:J), with product MSLSMPTRRLVRGATSPTTTTLALQQPSRSLSTSPSRPWFWSKKEPSSPTNLKDAITTGTAEARKSLISKLQSRSEAPAIFEDEVAPQQQAVTEKEAAVLSGDQKSSATSGPLTASQKAAQPKTFTRLGGSLVKEALSRSVDPDPQARVRWERKIAIRQVKNGTDAYSLEPRLARIARTERSLHSKSPWLPTSVKKLVHLARQIQGKNVEDALVQMKFSKKKMAAEVTTQLKMARDLAIAERGMGLGQGQEGKMEIQRKDGKWMTVGDRSKMYVAEAWVNKGPVRAKNPDYRARGRMFLKESPSTSLSVVLKEHKTLVREHQEREHRRKKQGPWVHLPDRPITAQRAHYSW
- a CDS encoding hypothetical protein (COG:S; EggNog:ENOG503P4VW), with the protein product MLTLRSLALLSAASGLALALDIGSLDPCAHNCLLTAPTYDCPASQYACLCPKVDWGIAIKNCVRDSGACAADYEPALMAALSAGCSAVGAPFPAGDIPADPPAETPAPEPTPAEPTTDVTAAAEPTSTETPTENPDGEATSTAVESSPTAESTAEVTSTPTEAPSKSSSADEAEETSEAPEDEGAPAGLPEAAKIGIGVGVGAAVLALIGVGVCIFLRNRHVDKKSNDSAGADRYKISPPMPSREQNPYNHGNNSSDYDIGANELEIKSYRYDDMTEGKQPKPMEPRQMV